DNA sequence from the Acidobacteriota bacterium genome:
TGGAGGGAACCGAGTTCGTCGCGGCAGCGGCGCGAGCGGTTCCCGGGACGTGCCGGCTGATCGTCGCGTCGAGCGCCGAGGTCTACGGGAAGGTTCCCGAGAGCGAGCTCCCCGTCGGGGAGGACAGGCCCCTCCGCCCGCGGTCCCCCTATGCGATGACGAAGGCCTCCGTCGAACGGCTGACACTTGACGGGGGCGCTATTGCGGCGCGCTCCTTCAACCTGATTGGCCCCGGCCAGAGCGTGCAGTTCGCATTGCCTTCCTTCGCGTCGCAACTCGCGGAGATCGAGGCCGGGCGCAGGGAACCCGTGCTGCGGGTCGGCAACCTGACTTCACGCCGCGACTTCATCCACGTCGACGACGGCGCCGACGCCTACGCGGTTCTCGTCGAACGCGGCGAACCGGGCAGCGCCTACAACATCGCCCGCGGCGAAGCGATCGAACTGGCCGCGGCGCTCCGTCGACTGATCGAGATCAGTGGAG
Encoded proteins:
- a CDS encoding GDP-mannose 4,6-dehydratase; its protein translation is MTRVLVTGAEGFVGRRLVPRLLERGATVIACHGPGIAPADPWISTPPPARCDRVELDICDRGAVEHVLGDHAPDAVVHLAGLSDVGASWQRIDDYYRVNVEGTEFVAAAARAVPGTCRLIVASSAEVYGKVPESELPVGEDRPLRPRSPYAMTKASVERLTLDGGAIAARSFNLIGPGQSVQFALPSFASQLAEIEAGRREPVLRVGNLTSRRDFIHVDDGADAYAVLVERGEPGSAYNIARGEAIELAAALRRLIEISGVTAEVLEDPDRLRPADVPVLCGDGSRLRALGWHPRRSFDQALEAIWEEARLA